The genome window TTTATCCGGGCACCTTTGATCCTTTCACCTTAGGTCATCTGAACATTTTGGAAAAAGCATGCAGAATATTTGATCAGGTTATTCTTGCCGTAGCAGATTATACTGGCAAAGAGAATCTATTTAATTTGCAAGAACGATATGAACTCTGTAAGAAATCAACTGAACATCTACCTAATGCAGTAGTTAGTACTTTTCAGGGTTTGTTCGTTAACTATGCTAAAAGCCAAAACTGCAGGATAATGATTCGCGGAATGAGAGCTGTATCCG of Candidatus Cloacimonas sp. contains these proteins:
- the coaD gene encoding pantetheine-phosphate adenylyltransferase, with amino-acid sequence MFKAIYPGTFDPFTLGHLNILEKACRIFDQVILAVADYTGKENLFNLQERYELCKKSTEHLPNAVVSTFQGLFVNYAKSQNCRIMIRGMRAVS